In Oscillatoria salina IIICB1, the following are encoded in one genomic region:
- a CDS encoding serine/threonine protein kinase, producing the protein MLETKQIIGARYQLEEQLSNNAGRQTWIAKDLNNSSTVIVKLLAFSPQMQWDEFKLFEREAQVLKQLNHPRIPRYQDYFSLDKEIGGGLCWFGMVQEYIRGKSLQQLLEEGKRFSETQVRAIAIQVLEILRYLHQLNPAVLHRDLKPSNLILGENQQIYLVDFGAVQNSAAVEGVTFTVVGTTGYAPLEQFWGKASPASDLYALGATLIHLLTGTSPANLPQRNLRIQFREIVSIEPKFISWIETLTEPDLEFRFQSALQALEALETGNFANYHLQTITSPFRSKIKLQKSPSQFQIEIPGRGFLIFLDIFTYLLKLLLQIVLGLSLIGAIISIIIFLIIFLVITLSILNGWIAPEALLVIFISILLISLLAWLFKVGNREFNKIAQDLHRKNKNSFLFGDYHFNLTKDKFVIKRCKFNICYCKQQGNTKEINAVKKDEFNSIFFQTRRRKHYFVAKKITQAESNWLIREIEEWLQ; encoded by the coding sequence ATGCTGGAAACCAAACAAATAATTGGAGCTCGCTATCAACTAGAGGAACAACTCAGCAACAATGCGGGTCGTCAAACTTGGATCGCCAAGGATCTTAATAATTCTTCAACAGTAATTGTCAAATTACTCGCCTTTAGTCCCCAAATGCAATGGGACGAATTTAAACTCTTCGAGAGAGAAGCACAAGTTCTCAAACAATTAAATCATCCGCGCATTCCTCGTTATCAAGATTATTTTTCCCTAGACAAAGAGATCGGCGGCGGTTTGTGTTGGTTTGGGATGGTGCAAGAGTACATTCGGGGAAAATCCCTACAACAGCTATTGGAAGAAGGAAAGCGATTTAGTGAAACTCAAGTGCGCGCGATCGCCATCCAAGTCTTAGAAATTTTACGCTACCTACACCAACTAAATCCAGCCGTTCTCCACCGTGACCTTAAACCCAGTAATCTTATTTTAGGCGAAAACCAGCAAATATATCTCGTCGATTTTGGCGCAGTCCAAAACAGTGCAGCAGTTGAAGGAGTTACCTTTACCGTCGTCGGTACAACAGGCTACGCACCCCTAGAACAATTTTGGGGAAAAGCCTCACCAGCCTCCGATCTTTACGCACTAGGAGCAACTTTAATTCATCTGTTAACCGGAACTTCACCAGCTAATTTACCTCAGCGCAATCTCCGCATTCAATTTCGTGAAATAGTCAGTATCGAACCCAAATTTATTAGTTGGATTGAAACTTTAACTGAACCCGACTTAGAATTTCGCTTTCAATCAGCTTTACAAGCCTTAGAAGCTTTAGAAACAGGTAATTTTGCCAATTATCACCTACAAACAATTACATCACCCTTCCGCAGCAAAATAAAGCTACAGAAATCTCCCTCTCAGTTTCAGATTGAAATTCCCGGACGAGGGTTCTTAATTTTTCTTGATATTTTCACTTATTTGCTTAAATTACTTTTGCAAATCGTTTTAGGATTGAGCTTAATTGGAGCAATCATCTCCATCATCATTTTTCTCATCATTTTTTTAGTAATTACCTTAAGTATTTTGAATGGTTGGATAGCACCAGAAGCCTTGCTTGTAATTTTTATATCTATCCTTTTAATCAGCTTACTAGCTTGGTTATTTAAAGTAGGAAACCGAGAATTTAATAAAATAGCTCAAGACCTCCATCGTAAAAACAAAAATTCTTTTCTTTTTGGCGATTATCACTTTAATTTAACCAAAGATAAATTTGTAATTAAACGCTGTAAATTCAATATTTGCTATTGCAAACAGCAGGGAAATACCAAAGAAATAAATGCAGTCAAAAAAGATGAATTCAACTCCATATTTTTTCAGACAAGGCGTAGAAAACATTATTTCGTAGCCAAAAAAATAACTCAAGCTGAAAGTAACTGGTTAATTAGAGAAATTGAAGAATGGCTTCAATAG